A genomic window from Solanum dulcamara chromosome 11, daSolDulc1.2, whole genome shotgun sequence includes:
- the LOC129874187 gene encoding cationic amino acid transporter 1-like, with the protein MINSNNENVDQRHSTLKKRGCGCSKDDFLPEESFTSWGSYAQALRETKTRLKDRVLSRSSDQLELHEIRDRSQHQMKKSLNWFDLIWFGIGAVMGAGVFVLTGEATKNLAGPAVLLSYVISGTSALLSVLCYTEFSVELPVAGGSFAYLRVELGDFIAFIAAGNILFEYIVAGASVARSWTSYFTTLCNHKPDDFRINVSSLAEGYNHLDPIAIVVSLLICAGACLSMKGSSRFNSVLTILHVAVMVFVLVVGLTQANLANFSTFAPYGARGVLKASAMLFFAFVGFDGVATLGEEVKNPGRDIPVGLIGSMVVIIIIYCLLAGTLCLMQPFNQVDVNAPFTIAFQSVGMNWAKYIVAFGALKGMTTVLLANIISQARYFTHIARTHMAPPFLAAINEKTGTPVTATVVMTVANCIMAFFTNLDILANLVSIATLFVFSLVPLALLVRRYYVSGETTDKDRNKLILFLVLITLSSIGSGVFWVIRDNTWVGCIICVGFWFFSTLGLNLTLKEARKPKVWGLLLMPWLPSASIAINVFIMSSIDGASFVRFSVWTAILLVYYLLVGLHATYDAAKEIGSKGTSTTDIEAITARTNALE; encoded by the exons ATGATTAATAGCAATAATGAAAATGTTGATCAAAGGCATAGTACACTGAAGAAAAGGGGCTGTGGATGCagtaaagatgattttttgCCAGAAGAATCGTTCACGAGCTGGGGAAGTTATGCTCAGGCATTACGTGAGACAAAAACAAGGCTTAAAGACCGCGTATTGTCTCGTTCATCGGACCAATTAGAGCTCCATGAAATACGCGATCGCAGCCAGCATCAGATGAAGAAGTCATTGAactggtttgatttgatttggttcgGTATTGGTGCAGTAATGGGTGCTGGAGTTTTTGTCCTAACTGGTGAAGCTACAAAAAACTTAGCTGGCCCTGCTGTTTTACTGTCTTATGTTATATCAGGCACCTCTGCTTTGCTTTCAGTGTTGTGCTATACTGAATTCTCAGTTGAACTCCCTGTTGCTGGTGGATCATTTGCATATCTGAGAGTGGAGCTTGGCGATTTCATCGCTTTCATTGCTGCAGGGAACATTCTGTTTGAGTACATTGTGGCTGGTGCTAGCGTGGCGCGATCCTGGACTTCCTATTTCACGACTCTATGCAATCACAAGCCTGATGATTTCAGGATCAATGTCTCGAGTCTTGCTGAGGGTTACAACCACTTAGATCCCATAGCAATTGTTGTCTCACTGCTCATTTGTGCAGGTGCTTGCTTGAGCATGAAAGGGTCCTCGCGATTCAACTCCGTTTTGACCATACTACATGTTGCTGTCATGGTTTTTGTACTTGTTGTTGGCCTAACTCAGGCTAATTTAGCTAACTTTTCAACCTTTGCACCTTATGGTGCCCGTGGCGTCCTGAAAGCATCAGCTATGCTCTTCTTTGCTTTTGTTGGATTTGATGGCGTAGCAACTCTAGGGGAAGAGGTCAAGAATCCAG GTAGGGATATTCCTGTGGGACTAATAGGTTCTATGGTGGTGATTATCATAATATATTGCCTCCTAGCCGGGACGTTGTGCCTTATGCAACCTTTTAATCAAGTGGATGTTAATGCCCCTTTTACCATAGCCTTCCAATCTGTAGGGATGAATTGGGCAAAGTACATAGTTGCATTTGGGGCATTGAAAGGGATGACAACAGTTTTGCTGGCCAATATTATTAGTCAGGCTAGGTATTTTACACACATTGCAAGAACTCATATGGCCCCTCCATTTCTTGCTGCAATCAATGAAAAGACAGGGACCCCTGTCACTGCTACAGTTGTAATGACCGTCGCAAATTGCATAATGGCCTTCTTCACAAATCTTGACATATTGGCAAACCTCGTTTCAATAGCCACATTGTTCGTGTTCTCACTGGTTCCCCTAGCACTTCTAGTGAGACGTTACTACGTGTCAGGGGAAACAACTGACAAGGATAGGAACAAACTCATCCTGTTCTTGGTTTTGATCACATTGTCATCGATTGGATCGGGTGTTTTCTGGGTAATCAGAGATAACACTTGGGTCGGGTGCATAATTTGTGTTGGATTTTGGTTTTTTTCCACGTTGGGGCTAAATTTAACACTCAAGGAAGCGCGAAAGCCCAAGGTATGGGGATTGCTATTGATGCCGTGGCTTCCATCTGCTAGTATAGCTATTAATGTGTTCATCATGAGCTCGATTGATGGTGCATCATTCGTGAGATTTTCAGTTTGGACCGCGATTTTGCTCGTGTACTACTTGCTTGTAGGATTGCATGCTACCTATGATGCAGCCAAGGAGATTGGGAGCAAAGGTACAAGTACTACTGATATTGAAGCCATTACAGCAAGGACAAATGCATTAGAGTAG
- the LOC129872610 gene encoding zinc finger BED domain-containing protein RICESLEEPER 1-like, whose product MEDETSRTTNVIGSAPLALTESLDSTMEVQQHALTVKRKAIESRSAAWPHYEKLIEDGINKAKCRYCGKVLLADSTKNGTSGLNKHLKTCPKNPNKVNNFNSKYKQSNLNFPLEGEMCDGAIWTFDQEASRRALVEMLILDELPFRFVEKEGFKNFMKKTQPLFRVPSRRTVTRDCYQVFGEERQKFMKYLKETSPRVVTSHKGDEMARCISKCLLDCKLEKIITITVDNASSNDVMVKELHKQIVNWGSNMKCGNHLHVRCMAHILNLIVQDGLKEVGPSIKRVRQMVKYVRQSPARIRKFKECCELKNINSKKSLCLDVPTRWNSTYLMLDAAQHFESAFDYFDLEDGGLSTYLANHVCEDGSVAGVLESDDWQKVSNMVIFLKRFYDLTEKVSGSLYVTSAGHFEDIVELHNHLRECMEDNDPSLAKMGEKMKQKFVKYWGAPEKMNKVLFIASILDPRNKLEYVGDALEDMFGDEKGSEIKDEMVTYMKSMFEEYVAKFSNVSRRPSTLSDLSSQTSDSSISNTSTKSTKVRNRIQMKRNKLDGTGLGSKSELERYLSEELEPTDDDDNFDILSWWKVHSPRYKILSEMARDVLAIPISSVASECAFSTGGRILDSFRSSLTPKLVQAVICLQDWRRNESYPINVEEDFNDLMKLELAMDDIDLHCSS is encoded by the exons ATGGAAGATGAAACAAGTCGAACGACCAATGTCATTGGAAGCGCACCTTTGGCTCTTACCGAGTCTCTTGATTCAACAATGGAAGTTCAACAACATGCATTGACGGTGAAGAGAAAAGCTATAGAATCAAGATCTGCTGCTTGGCCGCATTATGAGAAGCTCATAGAAGATGGAATTAATAAAGCTAAGTGCAGGTATTGTGGTAAAGTTCTCTTAGCTGATTCAACTAAAAATGGAACAAGTGGACTGAATAAACATTTGAAAActtgtcctaaaaatccaaataaggttAACAATTTCAATTCCAAGTACAAAcaatcaaatttaaactttCCCTTAGAAGGTGAAATGTGTGATGGGGCAATTTGGACTTTTGATCAAGAGGCATCTCGGAGGGCTTTAGTTGAGATGTTAATCCTTGATGAACTTCCTTTTCGTTTTGttgaaaaggaaggttttaagaattttatgaaaaaaacccAACCTTTATTTCGAGTTCCCTCCCGTAGAACAGTGACTAGGGATTGTTATCAAGTTTTTGGTGAAGAGAGAcaaaagtttatgaagtatttGAAAGAAACATCACCGAGA GTTGTTACTAGTCATAAGGGTGACGAAATGGCCCGTTGTATTAGTAAGTGTTTGCTTGATTGTAAATTGGAGAAAATAATCACTATAACTGTAGATAATGCTTCTTCTAATGATGTCATGGTGAAAGAGTTACACAAACAAATAGTTAATTGGGGATCTAACATGAAATGTGGTAACCATCTTCACGTGAGATGTATGGCTCACATTTTGAATCTTATTGTGCAAGATGGCCTGAAAGAAGTTGGTCCATCGATCAAACGTGTTAGGCAAATGGTGAAATATGTTAGACAATCTCCCGCAAGGATTAGGAAATTTAAGGAATGTTgtgaactaaaaaatataaacagtAAGAAGTCATTATGTTTAGATGTTCCAACCCGGTGGAATTCGACCTACTTGATGTTGGATGCCGCACAACATTTTGAGAGTGCATTTGATTACTTTGATCTCGAAGATGGTGGATTGTCAACTTATCTTGCTAATCATGTTTGTGAAGATGGAAGTGTTgcaggtgtacttgaaagtgatgATTGGCAAAAGGTAAGTAAtatggtaatatttcttaaaagattttatgatcTAACTGAAAAGGTTTCAGGTTCACTCTACGTCACTTCTGCTGGTCACTTTGAAGATATAGTTGAGCTTCACAATCATTTAAGAGAGTGTATGGAAGACAATGATCCTTCTTTGGCAAAAATGGgagaaaaaatgaaacaaaagtttgtcaagtattggggtgctcctgaaaaaatgaataaagtactTTTTATTGCCTCTATCTTAGATCCTCGTAACAAACTAGAGTATGTTGGCGACGCACTTGAGGATATGTTTGGAGATGAAAAAGGGagtgaaataaaagatgaaatggtGACTTACATGAAATCTATGTTTGAAGAGTATGTAGCAAAATTCTCTAATGTATCTCGACGCCCATCTACTCTCTCTGATTTATCGAGTCAGACATCAGATTCATCTATCTCTAACActagcacaaaatcaacaaaagtaaGAAATAGGATCCAAATGAAGAGGAACAAACTAGATGGTACAGGTTTGGGTAGTAAGTCGGAGTTGGAAAGGTATCTTAGTGAAGAACTAGAGCCGACTGATGATGACGacaattttgatatcttgtcGTGGTGGAAAGTTCATTCTCCTAGATATAAAATTCTTTCCGAGATGGCTCGTGATGTGTTGGCAATTCCAATTTCTAGTGTGGCATCGGAATGTGCCTTTAGCACCGGAGGCCgtattcttgattcatttaggaGTTCTTTGACTCCGAAATTGGTGCAAGCTGTTATTTGTCTTCAAGATTGGCGTCGAAATGAGTCTTATCCCAtaaatgttgaagaagattttaatgaccttatgaaacttgaacttg ctaTGGATGATATTGATTTGCATTGTTCAAGCTGA